The Mauremys mutica isolate MM-2020 ecotype Southern chromosome 1, ASM2049712v1, whole genome shotgun sequence genome has a segment encoding these proteins:
- the LOC123363296 gene encoding olfactory receptor 52E4-like, translating into MSDSNTTDFTNPSTFILLGIPGLEAANMWISIPFCTMYAIAILGNFTILFIVKREQSLHGPMYYFLCMLAVSDLVMSTATVPKLLSIFWFNSREISFSACLTQMYFVHSLSGMESGILVAMAFDRYVAICNPLRHSTILTNSVVAKIGLAVVLRSGILALPYPFLVRRWPYCRTNIIPHFYCQHISVVKLACTDIRISSYYGLFDLLSVIGMDVFFIAVSYTQILRAIFRLPTKDARLKTFGTCISHLCAISALYVPDLFSFLMLRFGHNVPLYVLVLITGVYHMVPPVLHPIIYGVRTKQIRGRLLQLFTHKGA; encoded by the coding sequence ATGTCAGATTCGAacacaaccgacttcaccaacccctccaccttcatcctactTGGAATTCCTGGCCTAGAGGCAGCCAATATGTGGATCTCCATCCCAttctgcaccatgtacgccatagccatcttggggaacttcaccatcctgttcatcgtgaagagggagcagagcctccatgggcccatgtactatttcctctgcatgctggctgtcagcGACCTTGTCATGTCCACAGCCACCGTACCCAaactgctgagcatcttctggttcaattccagggagatcagtttcagtgcctgcctcacccagatgtatttTGTTCACTCCCTCTCAGGGATGGAGTCTGGAatcctcgtggccatggcttttgatcgctacgtggccatctgcaatcctctgagacattccaccatcctgacaaactctGTTGTGGCCAAGATAGGCCTGGCTGTGGTGCTGCGCAGTGGCATACTCGCATTACCCTATCCCTTCCTGGTGAggcggtggccatattgcagaaccaacatcatcccacACTTCTATTGTCAGCATATAtctgtggtgaagctggcctgcacTGACATCCgcatcagtagttactatggcctgTTTGATCTTCTCTCTGTGATCGGAatggatgtgttttttatcgccgtgtcctatacacagatcctcagggccatcttccgcctccccacaaaggatgcccggctcaaaacttttgggacctgcatctctcatctttgtgccatctcagCTTTGTATGTCCCAGATTTATTCTCCTTTCTCATGCTGCggtttggccacaatgtgccACTGTATGTCCTCGTTCTCATTACCGGTGTGTACCACATGGTGCCACCTGTGCTGCACCCCATCAtttatggggtgaggaccaaacagatccggggcaggctgctccagctgtTTACTCATAAAGGGGCCTAA